The following are encoded together in the Arcobacter aquimarinus genome:
- a CDS encoding arsenate reductase ArsC: MKTKVLFVCSANTTRSQIAEALLKKYGGEDFEANSAGINPGVLNPLAVEVLKEDENMDISSYTTNKVLDYYKEGKHYHYVITVCDEASKEPCPVFPSLDGVLHWNITSPACDGTNEEKKAKIKVSKEEIKTNILKFIELVKDEHIKTGFPPEW, from the coding sequence TTGAAAACAAAAGTTTTATTCGTATGTAGTGCAAACACAACAAGAAGTCAAATAGCAGAAGCCTTGCTTAAAAAATATGGAGGAGAAGATTTTGAAGCAAATAGTGCTGGAATAAATCCCGGGGTTTTAAATCCATTGGCTGTTGAAGTGTTAAAAGAAGATGAAAATATGGATATTTCATCATATACTACAAATAAAGTATTAGATTATTACAAAGAAGGAAAACATTATCACTATGTAATTACTGTTTGTGATGAAGCTTCAAAAGAACCTTGTCCAGTTTTTCCTAGTCTTGATGGAGTTTTACATTGGAATATTACAAGTCCTGCGTGTGATGGAACTAATGAAGAGAAAAAAGCAAAAATCAAAGTTTCAAAAGAAGAGATAAAAACAAATATTTTAAAATTTATTGAACTTGTAAAAGATGAACATATAAAAACAGGTTTTCCACCGGAGTGGTAA